In one window of Myxococcus virescens DNA:
- a CDS encoding BMP family lipoprotein, with protein MMLRLHVLALTALLCACSKQKEEAPPSGAHPPAAGKTEKKALPVGLVIDVGGRGDHSFNDAALRGLELWAAGKRYEGGKYVDATPDEVRQSLPPHLSADAASFKALAIQPIVLQSKAQEDYVPNLQLLVDQGARLTVGNGYMLANAVRTSAQENPKAQFLLIDSQVLDAQGKAMKLPNVRTVLFKEQEGSFLVGALAGLVTKTNKVGFVGGIEVPLIQRFEVGYRAGVKTTNAQASQALMSVYTGSFNNMAAGKQVAQDLISKGADVLFHAAGADGIGVIQAVKEARAAGKSVYAIGVDSDQSHVAPDAILTSMMKYSDLAVYQAAKDLVDGTFSAGEQVLGLKENGVGMAEVRVDFPGKAEALQKVEALRQRIISGTLQVPAVPADLASFQAAAP; from the coding sequence ATGATGCTCCGCCTCCACGTCCTTGCCCTCACCGCCCTCCTGTGCGCGTGTTCCAAGCAGAAGGAAGAAGCGCCCCCCTCCGGCGCCCACCCCCCCGCCGCTGGGAAGACGGAAAAGAAGGCCCTCCCCGTGGGGCTCGTCATCGACGTGGGCGGGCGCGGAGACCACTCCTTCAATGACGCGGCGCTCCGTGGCCTGGAACTGTGGGCCGCGGGCAAGCGCTACGAGGGCGGCAAGTATGTGGACGCCACCCCCGATGAGGTCCGCCAGTCCCTGCCGCCCCACCTGAGCGCGGACGCCGCCAGCTTCAAGGCGCTGGCCATCCAGCCCATCGTCCTGCAGAGCAAGGCCCAGGAGGACTACGTCCCCAATCTCCAGCTCCTGGTGGACCAGGGCGCCCGGCTCACCGTGGGCAATGGCTACATGCTGGCCAACGCGGTGCGCACCTCCGCCCAGGAAAACCCCAAGGCCCAGTTCCTGCTCATCGACAGTCAGGTGCTGGACGCGCAGGGCAAGGCCATGAAGCTGCCCAACGTGCGCACCGTCCTCTTCAAGGAGCAGGAGGGCAGCTTCCTCGTGGGCGCGCTGGCCGGGCTGGTGACGAAGACGAACAAGGTGGGCTTCGTGGGCGGCATCGAGGTCCCCCTCATCCAGCGCTTCGAGGTGGGCTACCGCGCGGGCGTGAAGACGACCAACGCCCAGGCGTCCCAGGCGCTCATGTCCGTCTACACGGGCAGCTTCAACAACATGGCCGCCGGCAAGCAGGTGGCGCAGGACCTCATCTCCAAGGGCGCGGACGTCCTCTTCCACGCCGCGGGCGCGGACGGCATCGGTGTCATCCAGGCGGTGAAGGAAGCGCGCGCCGCGGGCAAGAGCGTGTACGCCATTGGCGTGGACTCCGACCAGTCGCACGTGGCGCCGGACGCCATCCTCACGTCGATGATGAAGTACTCCGACCTGGCCGTGTATCAGGCGGCGAAGGACCTGGTGGACGGCACGTTCTCCGCGGGTGAGCAGGTGCTCGGCCTCAAGGAGAACGGCGTGGGCATGGCGGAGGTGCGGGTGGACTTCCCCGGCAAGGCGGAGGCGCTCCAGAAGGTGGAGGCCCTGCGTCAGCGCATCATCTCCGGGACGCTCCAGGTCCCTGCCGTCCCGGCGGACCTCGCCTCCTTCCAGGCTGCCGCCCCCTGA
- a CDS encoding ABC transporter ATP-binding protein: MRRGELLAVVGENGAGKSSLMNVLYGLYQPDAGVLSLDGQPVRFKSPRDAIARGIGMVHQHFMLVPTLSVAENVVLGREPTRNGLLDLERAVQEVSATCARFGFQLEPRARVDTLSVGSQQKVEIVKALHRGAQVLILDEPTAVLTPQESDELARVMRGLVAQGHTVVLISHKLKEVLGVADRIAVMRRGRCVAEVRAADTTAEQLAALMVGEGQRTPAAATSTPAVSQAPGESLLDVRGLQATGDNGRPALRGVDLEVRAGEIVGIAGVDGNGQRELAEVLTGLRPLTSGSGALLGGPLSGLTPAQARTRGVGHIPEDRLHRAVVKALSVEENVALGRHTRPPFAKGPWIDFKGRRERTRALTVAYDVRPPDPEVALRALSGGNQQKVVVARELDARPRLLVVVQPTRGLDVGAVAQVHAKLREARDQGTGVLLVSLDLEEVLALSDRVYVFFEGRVTGHFLRHEFDERELGRRMLGTTEPGHA, from the coding sequence GTGCGCCGTGGCGAGCTGCTCGCCGTGGTGGGCGAGAATGGCGCGGGCAAGTCCAGCCTGATGAACGTCCTCTACGGGCTCTACCAGCCGGACGCGGGCGTGCTGTCGCTGGACGGCCAGCCCGTGCGCTTCAAGAGCCCCCGGGACGCGATTGCGCGGGGCATTGGCATGGTGCACCAGCACTTCATGCTCGTGCCCACGCTGTCGGTGGCGGAGAACGTGGTGCTGGGCCGCGAGCCCACCCGCAACGGCCTGCTGGACCTGGAGCGCGCGGTGCAGGAGGTGTCCGCCACCTGCGCCCGCTTCGGCTTCCAATTGGAGCCCCGGGCGCGAGTGGACACGCTCAGCGTGGGCTCGCAGCAGAAGGTGGAGATCGTCAAGGCGCTGCACCGCGGCGCCCAGGTGCTCATCCTCGACGAGCCCACCGCCGTCCTCACGCCGCAGGAGTCCGACGAGCTGGCCCGGGTCATGCGCGGACTGGTCGCGCAGGGCCACACCGTGGTGCTCATCAGCCACAAGCTGAAGGAGGTGCTCGGCGTGGCGGACCGCATCGCCGTCATGCGCCGGGGCCGCTGCGTGGCGGAGGTCCGCGCCGCCGACACCACGGCCGAACAACTCGCCGCGCTCATGGTGGGTGAAGGCCAGCGCACTCCGGCCGCCGCCACTTCCACCCCGGCCGTGTCCCAGGCCCCCGGCGAGTCGCTGCTGGACGTGCGCGGACTCCAGGCCACCGGCGACAACGGGCGCCCTGCCCTGCGCGGCGTGGACCTGGAGGTGCGCGCGGGTGAAATCGTCGGCATCGCGGGCGTGGACGGCAACGGACAGCGCGAGTTGGCGGAGGTCCTCACCGGCCTGCGCCCGCTGACGTCTGGGAGCGGCGCGCTCCTGGGAGGCCCCTTGAGCGGCCTCACGCCGGCCCAGGCGCGGACGCGCGGCGTGGGGCACATCCCCGAGGACCGGCTCCACCGCGCGGTGGTGAAGGCGCTCAGCGTGGAGGAGAACGTGGCCCTGGGCCGGCACACGCGGCCGCCCTTCGCGAAGGGCCCGTGGATTGATTTCAAGGGCCGCCGCGAGCGCACGCGCGCGCTGACCGTGGCCTACGACGTGCGGCCGCCCGACCCGGAAGTCGCCCTGCGGGCCCTGTCCGGGGGCAATCAGCAGAAGGTGGTGGTAGCGCGCGAGCTGGACGCGCGGCCCCGGTTGCTGGTGGTGGTGCAGCCCACGCGCGGGCTGGACGTAGGCGCGGTGGCGCAGGTCCACGCGAAGCTGCGCGAGGCGCGCGACCAGGGCACGGGCGTGCTGCTGGTGTCACTCGATTTGGAAGAGGTGCTGGCCCTGTCGGACCGCGTCTATGTCTTCTTCGAAGGCCGCGTGACGGGCCACTTCCTCCGTCACGAGTTCGATGAACGCGAGCTGGGGCGGCGCATGCTGGGGACCACGGAGCCGGGCCATGCCTGA
- a CDS encoding ABC transporter permease, which yields MPERVRQMLPSVLSVLLALGVCWALIALTMEPGTATDAYLQMLWGGIGNWPAYLDGAAATVITRPLGESAMKAAILTLTGLSVAVAFKVGLFNIGAQGQMLLGALAAAVVGAQVSLPGVLHVPAALLGAALAGAAWAGIAGLLRIYRGVHEVISTIMLNWVALSLVDNWLVVGPLRGAAEGGQSITGTAEIQATAVLPRLLGEGSRLNLGFPLALAAALAVWVWLTRTRSGFETRAVGLGAEAARAAGIPVARRMGLAMALAGAMAGLAGAVLVLGTEGRYPGTLGAPYGFDGIAIALIGNNHPLGATVSALFFGVLRAGGTRMQLLGVHKSFPELIQGLALLFVAGRMVWLALLRRRNVAPAASAEVPRA from the coding sequence ATGCCTGAGCGCGTGAGACAGATGCTGCCGTCGGTGCTCTCCGTGCTGCTGGCGCTGGGCGTGTGCTGGGCGCTCATCGCGCTCACCATGGAGCCGGGCACCGCGACGGACGCCTATCTGCAGATGCTGTGGGGTGGCATCGGCAACTGGCCCGCGTACCTGGACGGCGCCGCGGCCACCGTCATCACCCGCCCGCTGGGCGAGTCCGCGATGAAGGCCGCGATTCTCACCCTCACCGGCCTGTCCGTGGCGGTGGCGTTCAAGGTGGGCCTGTTCAACATCGGCGCGCAGGGGCAGATGCTGCTGGGCGCGCTGGCCGCCGCGGTGGTGGGCGCCCAGGTGTCACTGCCCGGCGTGCTGCACGTACCCGCGGCCCTGCTGGGCGCGGCGCTCGCGGGCGCGGCGTGGGCGGGCATCGCCGGGCTGCTGCGCATCTACCGGGGCGTGCACGAGGTCATCTCCACCATCATGCTCAACTGGGTGGCGCTGAGCCTGGTGGACAACTGGCTGGTGGTGGGCCCGCTGCGCGGCGCGGCCGAAGGCGGCCAGTCCATCACCGGCACCGCCGAAATCCAGGCCACCGCGGTGCTGCCCCGGCTGCTGGGGGAAGGCTCGCGGCTCAACCTGGGCTTCCCGCTGGCGCTCGCCGCGGCGCTGGCGGTGTGGGTGTGGCTGACGCGCACGCGCTCCGGCTTCGAAACGCGCGCGGTGGGCCTGGGCGCCGAGGCCGCGCGCGCCGCGGGCATCCCCGTGGCCCGGCGCATGGGCCTGGCCATGGCGCTCGCGGGGGCCATGGCGGGGCTGGCGGGCGCGGTGCTGGTGCTGGGGACGGAGGGGCGCTACCCCGGCACACTGGGCGCGCCCTACGGGTTCGACGGCATCGCCATCGCGCTCATCGGCAACAACCACCCGCTGGGCGCCACCGTGTCCGCGCTCTTCTTCGGCGTGCTGCGCGCGGGCGGAACGCGCATGCAGCTGCTCGGCGTGCACAAGAGCTTCCCCGAGCTCATCCAGGGCCTCGCGCTGCTCTTCGTCGCCGGGCGCATGGTGTGGCTGGCGCTGCTGCGCCGGCGGAACGTGGCGCCCGCGGCGTCGGCGGAGGTGCCCCGTGCTTGA
- a CDS encoding ABC transporter permease → MLDVLHSLLFSTLDAAPALIFAALGAVLSERAGVIAVGMEGMMRVGAFCAAVAALTMPTPLAVVMGMLAGAALAGVHGFLSIRWRSDQVVSGIALNLVALAGGTFLLESLYGPNGTPPIQQLTRWNIPGLGSVPVLGALSGHSAPTYLALLLPFAFQGLLTRTPLGLRLRAVGDKPQAVATLGLSVPGLRWGAVLGSGLLAGLGGAVLSTAVLDRFEQHTPAGLGFMALAAMVFGRWTPVGAFLAATFFAFGNALRIGLVSSAPGLVELIPQGVLLALPYLLTLVVLTLQGQRSSAPAALGTPYEQESR, encoded by the coding sequence GTGCTTGATGTCCTCCACTCGCTGCTGTTCTCCACCTTGGACGCGGCGCCAGCGCTCATCTTCGCCGCCCTGGGCGCGGTGCTCTCCGAGCGCGCGGGCGTGATTGCCGTGGGCATGGAGGGGATGATGCGCGTGGGCGCCTTCTGTGCGGCGGTGGCGGCGCTGACGATGCCCACGCCCCTGGCCGTCGTCATGGGCATGCTCGCGGGCGCGGCACTGGCCGGCGTGCATGGCTTCCTGAGCATCCGCTGGCGCTCGGACCAGGTGGTGTCCGGCATCGCCCTCAACCTGGTGGCCCTGGCCGGCGGCACCTTCCTGCTGGAGTCGCTCTACGGCCCCAACGGCACCCCGCCCATCCAGCAGCTCACCCGCTGGAACATCCCCGGGCTCGGCTCCGTGCCGGTGCTGGGCGCGCTGTCCGGGCACTCGGCGCCCACGTACCTGGCGCTGCTGCTGCCCTTCGCCTTCCAGGGACTGCTGACTCGCACGCCCCTGGGCCTGCGGCTGCGCGCGGTGGGCGACAAGCCCCAGGCCGTGGCGACGCTGGGCCTGTCGGTACCGGGGCTGCGCTGGGGCGCGGTGCTGGGCAGCGGGCTGCTGGCGGGCCTGGGCGGCGCGGTGCTGTCCACCGCCGTGCTGGACCGCTTCGAGCAGCACACCCCCGCGGGCCTGGGCTTCATGGCCCTGGCCGCCATGGTGTTCGGCCGGTGGACGCCCGTGGGCGCCTTCCTCGCCGCCACCTTCTTCGCCTTCGGTAACGCGCTGCGCATCGGCCTGGTGTCGAGCGCCCCCGGACTGGTCGAGCTGATCCCCCAGGGCGTCCTCCTGGCCCTCCCCTATCTGCTCACCTTGGTGGTGCTGACCCTCCAGGGCCAACGCAGCAGCGCCCCCGCCGCGCTCGGCACGCCGTACGAGCAAGAGTCGCGCTGA
- a CDS encoding sensor histidine kinase: protein MLETTETATYRPRVLAVDVESGGMERLCSILAPAGYDVLTASGLAAAAAAAAHQSADLVLLDVERPGTDGLATYRRLQDALGSPALPVLMLTPSADRETRREVLEAGVDDLLITEPLDPLELKVRIHTLLELKAHRERGGQRAEALQDPRVRWVEMERLARVGTLAADVAQNLGRVGEGLQRALEHVRTRALQGLPPDADELKKLGVAGEQMRLHGQHLLSLGTTNPKDIQRFDLRDLVPAVVERMRDAGRLGTAEVKVQLPDEAIAVVFNRRQLEQVLVELLANAVDAVEDVTDRPRRIHVGVELPDIFGDFGPRLYVKDTGIGIFEDELQAVFEPYYTTKAPEKGAGLGLTVARTLVEAMGGAVTVHSRVNLGSTFTVELPEQTSSW, encoded by the coding sequence ATGCTGGAGACGACGGAGACCGCGACGTATCGGCCCCGAGTTCTGGCCGTGGACGTGGAGTCGGGCGGCATGGAGCGGCTGTGCTCCATCCTCGCGCCGGCGGGTTATGACGTGCTGACCGCGAGCGGGCTGGCGGCTGCGGCGGCCGCGGCGGCCCACCAGTCCGCGGACCTGGTGCTGCTCGACGTGGAGCGTCCTGGCACGGACGGCCTCGCGACGTACCGGCGCCTTCAGGACGCGCTGGGAAGCCCGGCCCTCCCCGTGCTCATGCTGACGCCCAGCGCGGACCGGGAGACGCGCCGCGAGGTGCTCGAGGCGGGCGTGGATGACCTGCTCATCACCGAGCCCCTGGACCCGCTGGAGCTGAAGGTCCGCATCCACACGCTGCTGGAGCTCAAGGCGCACCGCGAGCGCGGTGGCCAGCGCGCCGAAGCGCTGCAGGACCCGCGCGTCCGCTGGGTGGAGATGGAGCGGCTGGCCCGCGTGGGCACGCTGGCCGCGGACGTGGCGCAGAACCTGGGCCGCGTGGGCGAAGGCCTCCAGCGGGCGCTGGAGCACGTTCGCACGCGCGCGCTGCAGGGCCTGCCGCCGGACGCAGACGAGCTCAAGAAGCTGGGCGTGGCCGGCGAGCAGATGCGCCTGCACGGCCAGCACCTGCTGTCGCTGGGCACCACCAATCCGAAGGACATCCAGCGCTTCGACCTGCGCGACCTCGTCCCCGCGGTGGTGGAGCGGATGCGTGACGCCGGCCGCCTCGGCACCGCCGAGGTGAAGGTGCAGCTGCCGGACGAGGCCATCGCCGTCGTCTTCAACCGCCGTCAGCTGGAGCAGGTGCTGGTGGAGCTGCTGGCCAACGCGGTGGACGCGGTGGAGGACGTGACGGACCGCCCGCGTCGCATCCATGTGGGCGTGGAGCTTCCGGACATCTTCGGGGACTTCGGCCCGCGCCTGTACGTGAAGGACACGGGCATCGGCATCTTCGAGGACGAGCTGCAGGCCGTCTTCGAGCCCTACTACACGACGAAGGCGCCCGAGAAGGGCGCCGGGCTGGGCCTCACCGTCGCGCGCACCCTGGTGGAAGCCATGGGCGGCGCGGTGACGGTTCACAGCCGCGTCAACCTGGGCAGCACCTTCACGGTGGAGCTGCCCGAGCAGACGTCGTCCTGGTAG
- a CDS encoding phospho-sugar mutase: MDTTGLKERAEAWRQADPDPSTAAELATLLAKADWAELEDRFSQDLEFGTAGLRGVLGAGPNRMNRAVIRRTTAGLARYLKEQVPDVAARGVVVGRDARNLSAELAEDTAAVLAAEGIPAHVFPEPVPTPLVAFAALHLNAAAAVMVTASHNPPEYNGYKVYWGNGAQIIPPHDTGIASAIARVEPANRVPLLTLADARAKGLWRDLPAAIGDAYVRAILGLRVVGKGSESLSIVYTAMHGVGGDWAVRALREAGFPRVTPVAEQQQPDGRFPTVRFPNPEEPGAMDLATATAERVKADVVLANDPDADRLAVMARDADGSLRLLTGNEVGVLLGHYVLTQGSKQGKPHVVTTIVSSAQLGDIARSLGAACDEVLTGFKWIANRALEREQAESTRFVFGYEEALGYTVGTVTRDKDGVGSALVMADLAAWCQARGTTVLGYLEEIQRAHGLYVGAQRNFTFPGAAGAQVIRGIMDAFRASPPKDIGGDAVRAVSDYKKGERGLPPSNVVALELESGGRVTLRPSGTEPKIKYYFELKETLADGEPLAQARARAESRLARFIDAFLGLARERGQPA, translated from the coding sequence ATGGACACCACCGGACTGAAGGAGCGGGCGGAGGCGTGGCGTCAGGCGGACCCGGACCCGTCCACCGCGGCGGAGCTGGCGACGTTGCTGGCGAAGGCGGACTGGGCCGAGCTGGAGGACCGCTTCTCGCAGGACCTGGAGTTCGGCACCGCGGGCCTGCGCGGCGTGCTGGGCGCCGGCCCCAACCGGATGAACCGCGCCGTCATCCGCCGCACCACCGCGGGCCTGGCGCGCTACCTCAAGGAGCAGGTGCCGGACGTCGCCGCCCGGGGCGTGGTGGTGGGCCGCGACGCGCGCAACCTGAGCGCGGAGCTGGCCGAGGACACCGCCGCGGTGCTCGCCGCTGAGGGCATCCCCGCCCATGTCTTCCCGGAGCCGGTGCCCACGCCGCTGGTGGCCTTCGCCGCGCTGCACCTCAACGCCGCCGCGGCCGTCATGGTGACGGCCAGCCACAACCCGCCCGAGTACAACGGCTACAAGGTCTATTGGGGCAATGGCGCGCAGATCATCCCGCCGCATGACACGGGCATCGCCTCCGCCATCGCCCGGGTGGAGCCCGCCAACCGCGTGCCGCTGCTGACGCTGGCCGATGCGCGCGCCAAGGGCCTGTGGCGGGATTTGCCCGCGGCCATCGGCGACGCCTACGTGCGCGCCATCCTGGGGCTGCGCGTGGTGGGCAAGGGCTCCGAGTCGCTGTCCATCGTCTACACCGCCATGCACGGCGTGGGCGGCGACTGGGCCGTGCGCGCCCTGCGCGAGGCGGGCTTCCCGCGCGTCACCCCCGTGGCCGAGCAGCAGCAGCCGGACGGCCGCTTCCCCACCGTGCGCTTCCCCAACCCGGAGGAGCCGGGCGCCATGGACCTGGCCACCGCCACCGCCGAGCGCGTGAAGGCGGACGTGGTGCTGGCCAATGACCCGGACGCGGACCGGCTGGCCGTCATGGCGCGCGACGCGGACGGGTCGCTGCGGCTGCTGACGGGCAACGAGGTGGGCGTGCTGCTGGGCCACTACGTCCTCACCCAGGGGTCGAAGCAGGGGAAGCCGCACGTCGTCACCACCATCGTCTCCTCGGCGCAGTTGGGAGACATCGCGCGTTCGCTGGGCGCCGCGTGTGACGAGGTGCTCACCGGCTTCAAGTGGATCGCCAACCGCGCGCTGGAGCGCGAGCAGGCCGAGAGCACCCGCTTCGTCTTCGGCTACGAGGAGGCGCTGGGCTACACCGTGGGCACGGTGACGCGGGACAAGGACGGCGTGGGCTCGGCGCTCGTCATGGCGGACCTGGCGGCGTGGTGCCAGGCGCGCGGCACCACGGTGCTGGGCTACCTGGAGGAGATTCAGCGCGCGCATGGCCTGTACGTGGGCGCGCAGCGCAACTTCACGTTCCCCGGCGCGGCGGGCGCGCAGGTCATCCGCGGCATCATGGACGCGTTCCGCGCCTCGCCTCCGAAGGACATTGGCGGTGACGCCGTCCGCGCGGTGAGTGACTACAAGAAGGGCGAGCGGGGCCTGCCTCCGTCCAACGTCGTCGCGCTCGAGTTGGAGAGCGGCGGCCGCGTCACGCTGCGCCCCTCTGGCACCGAGCCGAAAATCAAATACTACTTCGAGCTGAAGGAGACGCTCGCGGACGGTGAGCCCCTGGCTCAGGCCCGTGCGCGCGCCGAGTCCCGGCTGGCCCGCTTCATCGATGCTTTCCTCGGCCTCGCGCGTGAGCGCGGGCAGCCGGCATGA
- a CDS encoding TraR/DksA family transcriptional regulator, producing the protein MNAKQRDELKALLLALHSELTEKTPSRIEPNRTDDARIGGDEDEQPLNEMMQAIASNRNRNMDGVLARVLKALGKLRDDPDAFGECEECGDEIPLGRLRAMPYAEFCVTCQGNKDGPKGRATRSKLTDYT; encoded by the coding sequence GTGAACGCGAAACAGCGAGACGAGCTCAAGGCGCTGCTGCTCGCGCTCCACTCGGAGCTGACGGAGAAGACGCCGTCGAGAATCGAGCCCAACCGCACCGATGACGCGCGCATCGGCGGCGACGAGGACGAGCAGCCGCTCAATGAGATGATGCAGGCCATCGCCTCCAACCGGAACCGGAACATGGATGGCGTGCTGGCCCGCGTGCTCAAGGCGCTGGGCAAGCTGCGCGACGACCCGGACGCGTTCGGTGAGTGCGAGGAGTGCGGCGACGAGATTCCGCTCGGGCGGCTGCGCGCCATGCCCTACGCGGAGTTCTGCGTGACGTGCCAGGGCAACAAGGACGGCCCCAAGGGCCGCGCCACCCGCAGCAAGCTGACCGACTACACCTGA
- the deoC gene encoding deoxyribose-phosphate aldolase produces the protein MSDSEDLFHFVEDIANQARRRLEAWKEGQTPGARAPASGPSTARVAMETVRSHADLAPYIDHTLLKPEARAEDVVKLAEEARQYGFATVCVNSTHVATAARVLAGTSTVPIAVVGFPLGASLPSAKAFEARESIRAGAREIDMVLNVGALKAHDYALVHQDIAAVVEASRPVPVKVILETALLTDEEKVIACSLSKAAGAAFVKTSTGFGPGGATEADVALMRRVVGDTVGVKASGGIRSAEDAMKMLRAGANRLGASASVAIVSGQTSSSKY, from the coding sequence ATGTCCGACTCCGAAGACCTCTTCCATTTCGTCGAGGACATTGCCAACCAGGCGCGCCGCCGGCTCGAGGCGTGGAAGGAGGGGCAGACGCCCGGGGCCCGTGCTCCCGCCTCGGGCCCGTCCACCGCCCGGGTGGCCATGGAGACGGTGCGCTCCCACGCGGACCTGGCGCCGTACATCGACCACACGCTGCTCAAGCCCGAGGCTCGCGCCGAGGACGTGGTGAAGTTGGCCGAGGAGGCCCGCCAGTACGGCTTCGCCACCGTCTGCGTGAACAGCACGCACGTGGCCACCGCCGCGCGGGTGCTGGCCGGCACGTCCACAGTGCCCATCGCCGTGGTGGGCTTCCCGCTGGGCGCCTCGCTGCCGTCCGCCAAGGCCTTCGAGGCCCGGGAGTCCATCCGCGCCGGGGCGCGGGAAATCGACATGGTGCTGAACGTCGGCGCGCTCAAGGCGCACGACTACGCGCTGGTGCACCAGGACATCGCCGCCGTCGTGGAGGCCAGCCGGCCCGTGCCGGTGAAGGTCATCCTGGAGACGGCCCTGCTGACGGACGAGGAGAAGGTCATCGCCTGCTCGCTCTCCAAGGCCGCGGGCGCCGCCTTCGTGAAGACGTCCACGGGCTTCGGTCCGGGCGGGGCCACCGAGGCGGACGTGGCGCTGATGCGCCGGGTGGTGGGCGACACGGTGGGCGTGAAGGCGTCGGGCGGCATCCGCTCCGCCGAGGACGCGATGAAGATGCTGCGCGCGGGGGCCAACCGTCTGGGCGCGTCCGCGTCGGTGGCCATCGTCTCCGGGCAGACCTCCTCCTCGAAGTACTGA
- a CDS encoding ComEC/Rec2 family competence protein, translating into MSFVRWLALLVLLLASVPGQALAQSAGQPLTVHFFDVGQGDAALIISPTGKTVLIDSGPPDARHRLEQRLRELVKEPLDLAILTHPHLDHLGGMSTALRSVGARRFMDPGFDHPSEAYRDLLNVVGDEVGQVMTPVPNPQDPRSLVTIGLGDGAALTVLWPRVPEDPFLTGTRSDPNSNSIVAKLTYGKTAFLFTGDAEPDTEATLLRKPIDLASTVLKVAHHGGRHSSTADFLAAVKPQAAVISVGAKNDYGHPTSAVLERLRAVKATVFRTDQDGEVVATSDGNVVSLRAEKRAGASELVPGGVKPGSVALGPITRGTRRTSTPRGRGAASAPAEAPGTDSTQRDTDAPRYFSLKGSKVFHKESCRTLKRSKSDRTAYSSRAEAMRERRPAEDCHP; encoded by the coding sequence ATGTCTTTTGTCCGGTGGCTCGCACTCCTCGTCCTTCTCCTCGCCTCGGTTCCGGGCCAGGCCCTGGCCCAATCGGCCGGCCAGCCACTCACGGTGCATTTCTTCGACGTGGGACAGGGGGACGCCGCGCTCATCATCTCCCCCACCGGCAAGACGGTGCTCATCGACAGCGGCCCGCCCGACGCGCGGCACCGCCTGGAGCAGCGGCTGCGGGAGCTGGTGAAGGAGCCGCTGGACCTCGCCATCCTCACGCACCCCCACCTGGACCACCTGGGAGGCATGTCCACCGCGCTGCGCTCGGTGGGGGCCCGGCGCTTCATGGACCCGGGGTTCGACCACCCGAGCGAGGCGTACCGAGACCTGCTCAACGTCGTGGGCGACGAAGTGGGCCAGGTGATGACGCCCGTTCCCAACCCCCAGGACCCGCGCTCCCTGGTCACCATTGGCCTGGGGGATGGCGCGGCGCTCACCGTGCTGTGGCCTCGCGTGCCGGAAGACCCCTTCCTCACGGGCACCCGCTCGGACCCGAACTCCAACTCCATCGTCGCCAAGCTGACCTACGGCAAGACGGCGTTCCTCTTCACCGGCGACGCCGAGCCGGACACCGAGGCCACGCTGCTGCGCAAGCCCATCGACCTCGCCTCCACCGTGCTGAAGGTGGCCCACCACGGCGGGCGGCACTCGTCCACCGCGGACTTCCTGGCCGCGGTGAAGCCCCAAGCCGCCGTCATCTCCGTGGGCGCGAAGAACGACTACGGCCACCCCACCTCCGCGGTGCTGGAGCGGCTGCGCGCGGTGAAGGCCACCGTGTTCCGCACCGACCAGGACGGCGAGGTGGTGGCGACCAGCGACGGCAACGTCGTCTCCCTGCGCGCGGAGAAGCGCGCAGGGGCGTCGGAGCTGGTTCCCGGAGGCGTGAAGCCCGGCTCGGTCGCGCTCGGGCCCATCACCCGGGGAACGCGCCGGACCAGCACGCCCCGTGGGCGCGGCGCCGCGTCCGCCCCGGCGGAGGCCCCCGGCACCGACTCCACGCAACGCGACACGGACGCGCCCCGATACTTCAGCCTCAAGGGCAGCAAGGTATTTCACAAAGAGAGCTGCCGGACCCTGAAGCGCTCCAAGTCGGACCGCACCGCCTATTCGAGCCGCGCCGAAGCCATGCGCGAGCGCCGCCCCGCCGAGGACTGCCACCCATGA